One window of the bacterium genome contains the following:
- a CDS encoding cytochrome P450, whose amino-acid sequence MKRAPLYSSTADEILSPEAIEEPQKIYARLREQHPLARIGDSGVHAVASWALIDEVLGREDDFSANLTGVLFRGPDGEPAVFPLATGGNAVIATADEPHHAVHRATAQPRLDARRTTTPEMEERVRGWTRRALAPWLDAGGGDAVPIAEVVPALAVAYLLGLPEADVADFRTWSMMGGDILAGEADHGRLTFLATESANMARYLARHFDVLDSPDPAPDAPLLNALALATRDGRIARDEAIGIAIVMFGAGGESTAALIGSTLRVLAEDPALADRLRADPTLVPRFVEEVVRLEPPFNFHYRAVRRDCSLGGYDLAEGDRLMLLWASANRDPAVLDDPDLLRLDRKHPKKHMSFGRGAHFCIGAPLARLEARVVVEEILAATKHVAPDRPERGRPAWARYAKSIFIRRLEGLDLVAERR is encoded by the coding sequence ATGAAGCGAGCCCCGCTCTACTCCTCGACCGCCGACGAGATCCTCTCGCCCGAGGCGATCGAGGAGCCCCAGAAGATCTACGCCCGGCTGCGCGAGCAGCATCCGCTCGCCCGGATCGGCGACTCCGGGGTCCACGCCGTCGCGAGCTGGGCGCTGATCGACGAAGTCCTGGGCCGCGAGGACGATTTCTCCGCGAATCTGACCGGCGTGCTCTTCCGCGGCCCGGACGGCGAGCCCGCGGTCTTCCCCCTCGCGACCGGCGGCAACGCCGTGATCGCCACCGCCGACGAGCCCCACCACGCCGTCCATCGCGCGACGGCGCAGCCACGCCTCGACGCGCGACGCACGACCACGCCCGAGATGGAGGAGCGGGTGCGCGGATGGACCCGACGGGCGCTCGCCCCCTGGCTCGACGCGGGCGGCGGCGACGCCGTCCCGATCGCCGAAGTCGTCCCCGCCCTCGCCGTCGCGTACCTGCTCGGCCTCCCGGAAGCCGACGTCGCCGACTTCCGAACCTGGTCGATGATGGGCGGCGACATCCTCGCCGGCGAAGCCGACCACGGCCGGCTGACCTTCCTCGCGACCGAGTCCGCGAACATGGCGCGCTACCTGGCGCGCCACTTCGACGTCCTCGACTCCCCGGACCCCGCGCCCGACGCGCCGCTCCTGAACGCCCTGGCCCTCGCGACCCGGGACGGACGCATCGCGCGAGACGAAGCCATCGGGATCGCGATCGTGATGTTCGGCGCCGGCGGCGAGTCGACGGCGGCCTTGATCGGCTCGACGCTTCGCGTGCTGGCGGAGGATCCGGCCCTCGCAGATCGGCTTCGCGCAGACCCGACCCTCGTCCCGCGCTTCGTCGAAGAGGTCGTGCGCCTCGAGCCGCCGTTCAACTTCCACTACCGCGCGGTGCGCCGGGACTGCAGCCTCGGCGGATACGATCTCGCGGAGGGCGATCGGCTGATGCTGCTCTGGGCCTCCGCGAACCGCGACCCGGCCGTCCTCGACGACCCCGACTTGCTTCGCCTCGACCGCAAGCATCCCAAGAAGCACATGAGCTTCGGACGGGGGGCCCACTTCTGCATCGGCGCGCCGCTGGCACGCCTCGAAGCGCGCGTCGTCGTCGAGGAGATCCTCGCCGCGACGAAGCACGTGGCGCCGGATCGCCCCGAGCGTGGTCGCCCCGCCTGGGCCCGCTACGCGAAGAGCATCTTCATTCGACGCCTCGAGGGTCTCGACCTGGTCGCCGAGCGCCGCTGA
- a CDS encoding TIGR03619 family F420-dependent LLM class oxidoreductase yields MRFAYHATMCNPDFYLPLALACEEAGVDTFTLPDSICYPEESDSKYPYNGTGDREFLEGVPFLEPFVVVPAMAAVTEKLRFSTSVYKLAIRQPVVVAKQLASLGTMFPGRFTFGVGISPWPDDFAACQIPWEKRGKRLDEMLDILRGLMTGDYFGYDGEIFQIDSMQVTPVPKVPVPILIGGHAKPALRRAARVADGFIHAGGSYEDLAAMVDEIDGYRKEYGRENEPFEYQSMGAEAFSVDGVKRLEDLGVTEAIFAFRNPYDGTPDTQTLDEKIAQINWFAENVIHKVR; encoded by the coding sequence ATGCGCTTCGCCTACCACGCCACGATGTGCAACCCCGACTTCTACCTGCCGCTCGCGCTCGCGTGCGAGGAGGCGGGGGTCGATACGTTCACCCTTCCGGACAGCATCTGTTATCCGGAGGAGTCCGACAGCAAGTACCCCTACAACGGGACCGGCGATCGGGAATTCCTCGAGGGCGTGCCCTTTCTCGAACCCTTCGTCGTGGTACCGGCCATGGCGGCGGTGACCGAGAAGCTCCGCTTCTCGACCTCCGTCTACAAGCTCGCGATCCGCCAGCCCGTCGTCGTAGCCAAGCAGCTCGCCTCGCTCGGGACGATGTTCCCTGGTCGCTTCACCTTCGGCGTCGGGATCAGCCCCTGGCCCGACGACTTCGCCGCCTGCCAGATTCCCTGGGAGAAGCGCGGGAAGCGGCTCGACGAGATGCTCGACATCCTGCGCGGTCTGATGACGGGCGACTACTTCGGATACGACGGCGAGATCTTCCAGATCGACTCCATGCAGGTCACGCCGGTCCCGAAGGTCCCGGTTCCGATCCTGATCGGCGGCCACGCGAAGCCGGCGCTTCGCCGCGCGGCGCGCGTCGCCGACGGTTTCATCCACGCGGGCGGCTCCTACGAGGACCTCGCGGCGATGGTCGACGAGATCGACGGCTACCGGAAAGAGTACGGGCGCGAGAACGAGCCCTTCGAGTACCAGTCGATGGGCGCCGAGGCGTTCAGCGTCGACGGTGTGAAGCGGCTCGAGGACCTCGGCGTGACCGAGGCGATCTTCGCCTTCCGCAACCCGTACGACGGGACCCCGGACACGCAGACCCTCGACGAGAAGATCGCCCAGATCAACTGGTTCGCGGAGAACGTCATCCACAAGGTGCGCTAG
- a CDS encoding GMC family oxidoreductase N-terminal domain-containing protein produces MSWDTIIVGAGSAGCVLAARLSEDPGHRVLLLEAGPAHDPGALPEQVEYLGRGYAWPIEWGEEVDSSDGRRLPYLRGRGVGGSSSINGGVAMRAEPADLANWPRGWQWDEMLPWFRRLETDVEFGDADYHGDAGPIPIRRWAEAEWDPTYRAFYEACLGQGISECPDQNAPDTTGVGPIPMNRDGKRRLSAGPTHLFPALDRDNLEVRAETLVERVVFDGERATGVALPAGEMLEASRVILSAGVLHTPLLLWRSGIGPADALRARGLPTFVDLAGVGRHWTDHMVIQLSAPLSARFEQPGSDGIQILARVSAEGSPWENDLQITPWCERVARDAYQLNLSVSLQQPFGEARVETTSAEASARGRFDWPFPSETGNVERLRFGYRLAARILAESKVSDDAAPLRALGDQSDEEIDAWIGANHGAFYHGVGSCRMGEDDDAPVDLDLRVRGTRGLYVIDGATIPRVTRSNTHIVIAALAERGAAMLRGAGRA; encoded by the coding sequence ATGAGTTGGGACACGATCATCGTGGGCGCCGGATCGGCCGGCTGCGTCCTCGCCGCCCGTCTCTCCGAGGACCCGGGCCATCGCGTCCTCCTCCTGGAAGCGGGCCCGGCGCACGACCCCGGTGCCCTCCCCGAGCAGGTCGAGTACCTCGGCCGCGGCTACGCCTGGCCGATCGAGTGGGGGGAAGAGGTCGACTCGAGCGACGGCCGGCGACTCCCCTACCTGCGCGGGCGCGGGGTCGGCGGATCGTCGAGCATCAACGGCGGCGTCGCCATGCGCGCGGAGCCGGCGGATCTCGCGAACTGGCCGAGGGGCTGGCAATGGGACGAGATGCTGCCCTGGTTCCGTCGGCTCGAGACCGACGTCGAGTTCGGGGACGCCGACTATCACGGCGATGCGGGGCCGATTCCGATCCGCCGCTGGGCCGAGGCCGAGTGGGATCCGACCTACCGCGCCTTCTATGAAGCCTGCCTCGGGCAGGGGATCAGCGAGTGCCCCGACCAGAACGCCCCGGATACGACCGGGGTCGGCCCGATCCCGATGAACCGCGACGGCAAGCGGCGACTCTCCGCGGGACCGACCCACCTCTTTCCCGCCCTGGACCGCGACAACCTCGAGGTCCGCGCCGAGACGCTGGTCGAGCGTGTCGTCTTCGACGGCGAGCGGGCGACCGGCGTAGCCCTCCCCGCTGGCGAGATGCTCGAGGCGAGCCGCGTGATCCTCTCCGCCGGCGTGCTGCACACGCCGCTCCTGCTCTGGCGATCGGGGATCGGTCCCGCCGACGCGCTTCGCGCACGGGGACTGCCGACCTTCGTCGACCTCGCCGGCGTCGGCCGCCACTGGACCGACCACATGGTGATCCAGCTCTCCGCCCCGCTCTCGGCTCGCTTCGAACAGCCCGGCAGCGACGGCATCCAGATCCTCGCGCGGGTCTCCGCAGAGGGGTCGCCCTGGGAGAACGATCTCCAGATCACGCCCTGGTGCGAGCGGGTCGCGCGCGACGCCTACCAGCTGAACCTGAGCGTCTCGCTCCAGCAGCCCTTCGGCGAGGCGCGCGTCGAGACGACGAGTGCCGAGGCCTCCGCGCGCGGACGATTCGACTGGCCCTTCCCGAGCGAAACGGGCAACGTCGAACGCCTCCGCTTCGGCTACCGCCTCGCCGCACGGATCCTCGCGGAGAGCAAGGTCTCCGACGACGCGGCTCCGCTCCGCGCGCTGGGCGACCAGAGCGACGAGGAGATCGACGCCTGGATCGGCGCGAACCACGGCGCCTTCTATCATGGCGTCGGGAGCTGCCGCATGGGCGAAGACGATGACGCTCCGGTCGACCTCGACCTGCGCGTCCGCGGAACCCGAGGACTCTACGTGATCGATGGCGCGACGATTCCGCGGGTCACCCGCAGCAACACCCACATCGTGATCGCCGCCCTCGCGGAGCGCGGCGCCGCGATGCTGCGGGGAGCCGGAAGAGCATGA
- a CDS encoding GMC family oxidoreductase gives MAEEYDVCVIGTGAGGGVMIDQLTAAGFRVVALERGGRVGPLDFDDDELKNVIRDQVFSPHQLETYRFDAESDSITGRFSHLAHCVGGTMTHWAAWSWRFRPDDFEVLSKEGPLAGANLADWPISYDELEPFYTKAEQDFGVAGDHTMNPFGAPQKTPLPNPRHPERVSAKKFAAGAKKLGYHPFPVPKAINSRPYGGRPRCMYGGACRAYGCPIHAKATTLSVSLPRAERTKKLDLRIEAMVYELPVDDRGRVTGARYLDAKGNAHEVRARHTIVSAGAIGTPQLLLLSKSNRFPDGLANGSGQVGRNLTFHHHPSVVGVFDEDLRTYAGFESHAAFDDLHASDPKRGFIRGGVVGELNTFTHQPIAYSVVLAGDHRFGSSWGAGLKDRIRAFPRTLTLALIGEEMPMEENGVDLDPEVEDRFGLAVPRVTKRHHENDLAMYEWYEKKLMEVAEAAGAKHVAPGRNPEVHISKTQAQKGNAHNHGTARMGNDPSRSVLDRWCRSHEVPNLWVVDGSFMPTTGGYNPTLTILANAYRVADHFIREAKKGSI, from the coding sequence GTGGCCGAGGAATACGATGTCTGCGTGATCGGGACCGGCGCCGGGGGCGGGGTCATGATCGACCAGCTGACGGCGGCCGGGTTCCGGGTGGTCGCGCTGGAGCGAGGGGGGCGCGTCGGCCCCCTCGACTTCGACGACGACGAGCTCAAGAACGTGATCCGTGATCAGGTCTTCTCGCCCCATCAGCTCGAGACCTATCGGTTCGACGCGGAGAGCGATTCGATCACCGGCCGATTCAGCCATCTCGCCCACTGCGTGGGCGGAACGATGACCCATTGGGCGGCCTGGTCCTGGCGTTTCCGACCCGACGATTTCGAGGTGCTCTCGAAGGAAGGGCCGCTCGCCGGCGCCAACCTCGCCGACTGGCCGATCAGCTACGACGAGCTCGAGCCCTTCTACACGAAGGCGGAGCAGGACTTCGGCGTCGCCGGGGATCACACGATGAACCCCTTCGGCGCGCCGCAGAAGACGCCGCTCCCCAATCCGCGCCATCCCGAGCGGGTCTCCGCGAAGAAGTTCGCGGCGGGCGCGAAGAAGCTCGGCTACCACCCCTTCCCCGTTCCGAAGGCGATCAATTCGCGGCCCTACGGCGGCCGGCCGCGTTGCATGTACGGCGGGGCGTGTCGGGCCTACGGCTGCCCGATCCACGCGAAGGCGACGACGCTCTCGGTCTCCCTTCCTCGGGCGGAGCGAACGAAGAAGCTCGACCTGCGGATCGAGGCGATGGTCTACGAGCTCCCCGTCGACGACCGGGGTCGCGTGACCGGGGCGCGCTACCTCGACGCGAAGGGCAACGCCCACGAAGTGCGCGCGCGACACACGATCGTGTCGGCCGGCGCGATCGGCACGCCCCAGCTCCTGCTCCTGTCGAAGTCGAACCGGTTCCCGGACGGCCTCGCCAACGGTTCGGGGCAGGTCGGGCGAAATCTCACGTTCCACCATCATCCCTCGGTGGTCGGCGTCTTCGACGAGGACCTCCGGACCTATGCCGGCTTCGAGAGCCACGCGGCCTTCGACGACCTGCATGCGAGCGATCCGAAACGCGGCTTCATCCGGGGTGGCGTGGTCGGCGAGCTGAACACGTTCACCCATCAGCCGATCGCCTACTCGGTCGTTCTCGCGGGGGATCACCGCTTCGGATCGAGCTGGGGAGCCGGGCTCAAGGATCGGATCCGGGCGTTTCCGCGGACGCTGACCCTGGCGTTGATCGGGGAGGAGATGCCGATGGAGGAGAACGGCGTCGACCTCGATCCCGAGGTCGAGGATCGTTTCGGGCTGGCCGTCCCGCGCGTCACGAAGCGCCACCACGAGAACGACCTCGCGATGTACGAATGGTACGAGAAGAAGCTCATGGAGGTGGCGGAGGCCGCCGGGGCGAAGCACGTCGCCCCCGGTCGCAATCCCGAAGTCCACATCTCGAAGACCCAGGCCCAGAAGGGCAATGCCCACAATCACGGGACGGCACGCATGGGCAACGACCCCTCGAGGTCGGTCCTCGACAGGTGGTGCCGGAGTCACGAGGTGCCGAACCTGTGGGTGGTCGACGGGAGCTTCATGCCGACGACGGGCGGTTACAACCCGACGCTCACCATCCTCGCCAACGCCTATCGCGTCGCGGACCACTTCATCCGCGAAGCGAAGAAGGGATCGATCTGA
- a CDS encoding VOC family protein, which yields MGGDRAQSWEVQSLFHFVVNASNFERSLAFYTRLGFQVLRDNRDVVWPDYVGSNFGMRRAQGRGALLGLGTSEHHTRLDLIEWLEPRWKNPDDPADPDRVPRVMALRTRNLRAAYEELRGEGFDFIGAPMDPNPTTGVESVVCLRDPDGYVVELIEYMGDRLGSRVDELETRPASDDED from the coding sequence ATGGGCGGAGACCGAGCGCAGTCGTGGGAGGTGCAATCCCTCTTCCACTTCGTGGTGAACGCTTCGAATTTCGAGCGCTCCCTCGCGTTCTACACGCGGCTCGGCTTCCAGGTCCTGCGCGACAATCGCGACGTCGTCTGGCCCGACTACGTGGGCAGCAACTTCGGCATGCGTCGCGCCCAGGGCCGAGGCGCCCTCCTCGGCCTCGGCACCTCCGAGCATCACACCCGCCTCGACCTGATCGAGTGGCTCGAGCCGAGGTGGAAGAACCCGGACGACCCAGCGGATCCGGATCGCGTCCCGCGCGTGATGGCGCTCCGGACCCGCAACCTCCGCGCTGCCTACGAGGAGCTGCGCGGCGAGGGCTTCGACTTCATCGGCGCGCCGATGGACCCGAATCCGACGACCGGGGTCGAGTCCGTCGTGTGCCTACGCGATCCCGACGGGTACGTCGTCGAGCTGATCGAGTACATGGGCGACCGACTCGGCAGCCGGGTGGACGAGCTCGAGACGCGCCCGGCTTCGGACGACGAGGACTAG
- a CDS encoding SDR family oxidoreductase, with protein MRTPEVGLGLEERIVWVVGAGGGGIGSATSVALAAAGAHVVALDVNEEALTPTVDGAVDAPGTIEPLVVDATDRAAIEALVDARSTGGSLPHGIVNVVGGLGLERFDRITRVEDDVYDAIFERNLRATWLVSQTFAKAALPVGHSASLVHVASIVGLQAMPFGAPYAMAKAALLSLARTQALEWGPGGLRVNAIAAGTIRTPRATDSDATLDRRTLPLGRRGTPEDIARAALFLLSDLSTWITGQVIAVDGGASIKPSYLDDDGLPVFVNDDALRARLLGDDAD; from the coding sequence ATGCGCACGCCGGAGGTGGGTCTGGGTCTCGAGGAACGGATCGTCTGGGTCGTCGGCGCCGGCGGCGGCGGGATCGGGAGCGCGACGAGCGTCGCGCTGGCCGCGGCTGGAGCCCACGTCGTCGCCCTCGACGTGAACGAGGAAGCGCTCACGCCGACCGTCGACGGCGCAGTCGATGCCCCGGGCACGATCGAACCGCTGGTCGTCGACGCGACGGATCGCGCAGCGATCGAAGCGCTCGTCGATGCGCGCAGCACGGGCGGATCCCTACCGCACGGGATCGTGAACGTCGTCGGCGGGCTCGGCCTCGAACGCTTCGACCGGATCACCCGGGTAGAGGACGACGTCTACGATGCGATCTTCGAAAGGAACCTGCGCGCGACCTGGCTCGTCTCCCAGACCTTCGCGAAGGCGGCGCTACCGGTCGGCCACTCCGCCAGCCTCGTTCACGTCGCCTCGATCGTCGGACTCCAGGCGATGCCCTTCGGCGCGCCCTATGCGATGGCGAAGGCGGCGCTCCTGTCCCTCGCGCGGACACAGGCGCTCGAATGGGGTCCTGGCGGTCTGCGCGTGAACGCCATCGCAGCCGGCACGATCCGGACGCCCCGCGCCACCGACAGCGACGCGACCCTCGATCGACGGACGCTTCCCCTCGGTCGACGCGGCACCCCGGAAGACATCGCTCGTGCCGCCCTCTTCCTCCTCTCGGACCTCTCGACGTGGATCACCGGTCAGGTGATCGCCGTCGACGGCGGCGCTTCGATCAAGCCCAGCTACCTGGACGACGACGGGCTGCCCGTCTTCGTGAACGACGACGCGCTGCGGGCGCGACTGCTCGGAGACGACGCCGACTGA
- a CDS encoding sterol desaturase family protein, with protein MTSRIETALQTLLDDELIQYVLPIFFLAIVVEAIWSARARRGLYHGRDFIASQCMLIGSVLIEIVPKTLLIALMSLIHEWSPLRDVVGRQPWAWVVLFLLDDFTYYWFHRLNHEVRFFWAGHVNHHSSEYMNFGTALRQGVVERVYKPAFWLWIAALGFDPAMILLMMGVNLTYQFWTHTEAVRRLPAWFEAVFNTPSHHRVHHGSNTRYLDRNHAGVLIVWDKLFGTFSPELDEEPVVYGLTKNLGTFDPWTVLVHGHASLFRDMRRAGSLRKALRYFFDAPGWSHDGPDERAKTLRAEAGL; from the coding sequence ATGACGTCCCGAATCGAGACCGCCCTTCAGACGCTGCTGGACGACGAGCTGATCCAGTACGTGCTCCCGATCTTCTTTCTGGCGATCGTGGTGGAGGCGATCTGGTCGGCGCGCGCGAGGCGGGGCCTGTATCACGGCCGCGACTTCATTGCGTCCCAGTGCATGCTGATCGGCTCGGTCCTGATCGAGATCGTGCCGAAGACGCTGCTGATCGCGCTCATGTCCCTGATCCACGAATGGAGTCCGCTGCGGGACGTCGTCGGTCGACAGCCCTGGGCCTGGGTCGTCCTCTTCCTTCTCGACGACTTCACCTACTACTGGTTCCACCGCCTGAACCACGAGGTCCGGTTCTTCTGGGCGGGTCATGTGAATCATCACTCGTCGGAGTACATGAACTTCGGCACGGCGCTCCGACAGGGCGTCGTCGAGCGGGTGTACAAGCCCGCTTTCTGGCTCTGGATCGCGGCGCTCGGTTTCGATCCGGCGATGATCCTGCTCATGATGGGCGTCAATCTGACCTATCAGTTCTGGACGCACACCGAGGCAGTCCGTCGGTTGCCTGCCTGGTTCGAAGCGGTCTTCAACACCCCGTCTCACCATCGCGTCCACCACGGTTCGAACACGCGCTATCTCGACCGGAATCACGCCGGGGTGTTGATCGTCTGGGACAAGCTCTTCGGCACCTTCAGTCCGGAGCTCGACGAGGAGCCGGTCGTGTACGGCCTCACGAAGAACCTCGGGACCTTCGACCCGTGGACGGTGCTCGTCCACGGTCACGCGTCGCTCTTCCGCGACATGCGACGGGCGGGGAGCCTCCGGAAGGCGCTCCGCTACTTCTTCGACGCGCCCGGCTGGAGCCACGACGGACCGGACGAGCGGGCGAAGACGCTCCGGGCGGAGGCGGGGTTGTGA
- a CDS encoding aminoglycoside phosphotransferase family protein, with product MTEEASLPSVELERAWSALSGGFEVEPGVTGLLHQTVRLNANAGGRFVLQRVSDVFSPAIQDNIVAVTRHLASRGFETFELVATTDGNFSLDLGAAGRFRLLTRLEGVSFHRLQSTPQARSAGALVGRFHAALDDFDAPLAPMGIPFRDTPLYRRRLVEALSAHADHDRRADVAGLHARIEAGFAALGEVPATRDRVIHADLKISNVLFAGQEPPARHEAVALIDFDTLMRAPLHSEWGDAWRSWCNRRGEDEREAVFDLEVFEASIRGFAQGYGRPIDRAERDSLVDATERIALELATRYATDALEESYFAWDRDRFRRATDHNLVRTEGQLSLVEAARSCRDARVSILESVFPVEDGA from the coding sequence GTGACGGAGGAGGCGAGCCTGCCGTCGGTCGAGCTCGAGCGCGCGTGGAGCGCGCTCTCGGGCGGGTTCGAGGTCGAGCCGGGCGTGACGGGTCTGCTCCATCAGACCGTCCGCCTGAATGCGAACGCGGGCGGGCGTTTCGTGCTCCAGCGCGTGAGCGACGTCTTCTCGCCGGCGATCCAGGACAACATCGTGGCGGTGACGCGACACCTGGCGTCGCGCGGCTTCGAGACCTTCGAGCTGGTCGCCACGACCGACGGCAACTTCAGCCTGGATCTCGGCGCGGCGGGGCGCTTCCGCCTGTTGACGCGACTCGAGGGCGTGAGCTTCCACCGCCTGCAATCCACCCCGCAGGCCCGGTCCGCCGGGGCGCTCGTCGGTCGCTTCCACGCGGCCCTCGACGATTTCGACGCTCCCCTGGCGCCGATGGGCATTCCGTTTCGAGACACGCCCCTCTATCGCCGGCGTCTCGTCGAGGCGCTCTCGGCGCATGCGGATCACGATCGACGGGCGGACGTCGCGGGCCTGCACGCACGCATCGAGGCGGGCTTCGCGGCGCTCGGGGAGGTCCCCGCGACGCGGGATCGCGTGATCCACGCCGACCTCAAGATCTCGAACGTCCTCTTCGCCGGCCAGGAGCCGCCGGCCCGCCACGAGGCGGTCGCGTTGATCGACTTCGACACGCTGATGCGGGCGCCGCTCCACAGCGAGTGGGGGGACGCCTGGCGGTCGTGGTGCAACCGGCGAGGCGAGGACGAGCGGGAAGCGGTCTTCGACCTCGAGGTCTTCGAGGCGTCGATTCGGGGCTTCGCCCAGGGCTACGGTCGCCCGATCGATCGCGCGGAGCGCGATTCGCTCGTCGATGCGACGGAGCGGATCGCCCTGGAGCTGGCCACGCGCTACGCGACGGACGCACTCGAGGAATCCTACTTCGCCTGGGATCGCGACCGGTTCCGTCGCGCGACGGATCACAACCTCGTGCGAACGGAAGGCCAGCTCTCCCTCGTCGAGGCCGCGCGAAGCTGCCGCGATGCGCGCGTCTCGATCCTCGAGTCGGTCTTCCCCGTCGAGGATGGGGCCTAG
- a CDS encoding gluconate 2-dehydrogenase subunit 3 family protein, which translates to MSHEDQRRDVLDRRAFLQRGGIYGAGVLVALHLPRPEAARAAAESTAPVVLSQAEWATLEAATARIIPTDREPGAKEANCVNFIDKALANEDAAAVPLYKGGLPALDGVARTRHGKAFVELTPAEQDAVLGDLEKGAAAEWTIGGQLPSPVFFETLRVHTIVGFLADPSYGGNADYAGWRVAGYPGPRHRRGGFTPDQVEGKAPVVPVWER; encoded by the coding sequence ATGTCCCACGAAGACCAGCGACGCGACGTTCTCGATCGGCGGGCCTTCCTCCAGCGGGGCGGGATCTACGGCGCGGGCGTGCTCGTCGCGCTCCACCTTCCGCGACCCGAGGCGGCCCGGGCCGCCGCCGAGAGCACCGCGCCGGTCGTCCTGTCCCAGGCGGAATGGGCGACCCTCGAGGCCGCGACGGCGCGGATCATCCCGACCGATCGAGAGCCCGGCGCGAAAGAGGCCAACTGCGTGAACTTCATCGACAAGGCCCTGGCGAACGAGGACGCCGCCGCCGTTCCGCTCTACAAGGGTGGGCTCCCGGCCCTAGACGGGGTCGCCCGCACCCGTCACGGGAAGGCGTTCGTCGAGCTCACGCCGGCGGAGCAGGATGCGGTGCTCGGGGATCTGGAGAAGGGCGCTGCCGCCGAATGGACGATCGGCGGGCAGCTGCCCTCGCCCGTGTTCTTCGAGACGTTGCGGGTGCACACGATCGTGGGGTTCCTCGCGGATCCGTCCTACGGCGGAAACGCCGATTACGCCGGTTGGCGGGTCGCCGGCTATCCCGGGCCCCGCCATCGCCGGGGCGGCTTCACGCCGGATCAGGTCGAGGGCAAGGCGCCGGTCGTGCCCGTCTGGGAGCGCTAG
- a CDS encoding ATP-binding protein, giving the protein MSQRRDSEHAERPDAHALGGRPSIEDDDRPTRSDRDALVEAMIESEARYRTIFESEPACVKLVARDGSLLSMNPAGLAMIEADREEEMIGACVYDLVVPRDRAAFIALNERVFEGEHARLEFEIEGCKGTHRQMETFAAPLEDENGRIVAQLAVTHDISDRKLEQAELAAYRERLEALVAERTRELEASREDARRNEQLAALGTLAAGLAHELNNPLGTILIGTEMAALTTDEEERDEALAGIRRDVERCSHIVKSMLRFGRNESSEKRSISMNDVVRRARDDARHQTRGAGVELEVDLDASLPAIDGNATELAQVLLNLIQNATNASSAGGRIEITTRWIADDLRTEVECTVRDHGIGMSKDVLARARDPFFTTRLHAGGTGLGLSVSHGIVADHDGRLTIDSDEGRGTRVTVALPARGAEVARRP; this is encoded by the coding sequence TTGTCCCAGCGACGTGACTCCGAGCACGCCGAACGGCCCGACGCGCATGCACTCGGCGGCCGACCGTCGATCGAGGACGACGACCGGCCGACTCGCTCGGACCGCGACGCACTCGTCGAAGCGATGATCGAGAGCGAGGCGCGCTATCGGACGATCTTCGAGTCGGAGCCCGCCTGCGTGAAGCTCGTCGCGCGTGACGGTTCGCTTCTGTCGATGAATCCCGCCGGACTGGCGATGATCGAGGCCGATCGCGAGGAAGAGATGATCGGGGCGTGCGTCTACGACCTCGTCGTGCCCCGCGATCGCGCGGCGTTCATCGCGCTGAACGAGCGCGTCTTCGAGGGAGAGCACGCGCGGCTGGAGTTCGAGATCGAGGGCTGCAAGGGCACCCATCGCCAGATGGAGACCTTCGCAGCGCCGCTCGAGGACGAGAATGGCCGGATCGTGGCCCAGCTCGCCGTGACCCACGACATCAGCGACCGAAAGCTCGAGCAGGCGGAGCTCGCCGCGTACCGTGAACGCCTCGAAGCCCTCGTCGCCGAACGGACACGTGAGCTCGAGGCCTCCCGAGAGGACGCACGCCGCAACGAACAGCTCGCCGCGCTGGGCACCCTCGCCGCGGGCCTCGCACACGAGCTGAACAACCCCCTCGGTACGATCCTGATCGGAACCGAGATGGCGGCCCTCACGACCGACGAGGAAGAACGGGACGAGGCCCTGGCCGGCATCCGGCGGGACGTCGAGCGGTGCAGCCACATCGTGAAGAGCATGCTGCGCTTCGGTCGCAACGAGTCCTCGGAGAAGCGCTCGATCTCGATGAACGACGTCGTGCGACGCGCGCGCGACGACGCACGCCACCAGACGCGCGGTGCGGGTGTCGAGCTCGAGGTCGACCTCGACGCGAGTCTCCCCGCGATCGACGGGAACGCCACGGAGCTCGCGCAGGTCCTTCTGAACCTGATCCAGAACGCTACGAACGCCAGCTCGGCCGGCGGCCGGATCGAGATCACGACGCGTTGGATCGCAGACGACCTTCGCACCGAGGTCGAGTGCACCGTCCGCGATCACGGGATCGGCATGTCGAAGGACGTGCTCGCGCGCGCCCGCGACCCGTTCTTCACGACCCGATTGCACGCAGGTGGGACCGGACTCGGGCTCTCCGTCTCGCACGGCATCGTCGCCGACCACGATGGCCGGCTCACGATCGACAGCGACGAGGGACGCGGGACCCGCGTGACCGTCGCGCTCCCCGCCCGCGGCGCTGAAGTCGCGCGCAGGCCCTAG